The sequence aaagaaaaaacACCGCAATCATCCTAATATTCAGAAAAATGTCAAAATTTTCCACAAAATACAGAAAGCCGCACAAATGCTATATCTACTAAAACATTCATTAACGGTAGAAAACAACTGAACATCATTAAAGATCGCATATTTTAAAACAGTAAATGAGCGGTACTCCTCTGAAACTGGTTCGCCAAAACTAATTGAACAAATTCTGTGTGCGTGTGAAAGGAAGAGATGGAATAGCATACTTGCTGTTGCTTGGCTACTTGTTCTCTGAGCTTCGATGCTTGTTTTCTGATAGCTTCCATGAAATTTGTGTAAATGTTGGGAGAAGGAGATTTTGAATTTGTTGGGTCTTTTCGGTTCACGCTCTACTCTCTcttgatataataaattaacattttaaatttctatTGATATAATGTTTGTTTTCCattaaaaaagataaattaatggaatttaataattttatcttATATATCTTTTTAATTTCATGCAAGAGTGATTTAATTAAGTAAACTTTCATGTGATTACATTTAATTTGATTTCTGATTACCATCTTTGTCcagtaattaaattattataatttttttttatcgattttGATAATGATCATATTActcaaattatataatatataaataaagataGTTATACTGAGATATCCCTTGACAAGTTAAAAAACTATCAATACTCCATTAACCGATTACAAAAGTTATTGAAACTAAAAaagctataaaaaaaattttttgatCATACAGACATGCAATGCGTATAAAATGGTATTGGTACATATAACGAGTCTCTTATCAAAATTTTGTggttaaaaattttcttgatcaaaaatattattgaagTTAATTTAACTCAATTAATTGCATAAATGGTAGAGAGTTAAAACAATCTATTAATCTagatttttaagtgtttttttaaagtacaattaattttattgtttgaatACAATAGTAACAAagaattttcatttaaaaaatactCAATTATTATCAAATACAGCGAGCGGTCTAGAGGATTATATTGGAACCATGATcttcataaattctaaattttgtatttaaattaaatatacacATGATTCTATATGattattatcaaattaaaatacattCATAATCATTTATAACTGTTAATTAATTCATAAATCTCAATGCTCAGATGATTCATCTAATTCCTGGAAGTATGAACAGCGAGATAGATGGGGGAAGCAGGCAGCAATTGCATGAGGAATGAGACCTCTGTAGTCTCCACCACCAAAATATGGAGACGGATTCCATATCCCGTaatcctcctcctcctcctccatcACCGCCGCAGGAGGACTGGGAGCTCGGAGGAAGTCATCCGATGATGAAGGTGGCGGCGCCGGGAATGACCCACCTGAAAGTACTGCCAACACCATCACCAGCAAGACTACAGAAATTGACCTCATGATCATGACCTCTGAGTTTGATTCAATATTTAAGGATGCTTTGTGATTTTCTTGTGCGAATAAATCCCATAAATTAAGTATGTATATTTTGAGCTTCAAGTTTGATTACGTTGTGCATGCTTGTTGTATGACGAAATCATGCATGAGGCGTGTCTTGGTTTCGATGGCACAGCTCATATGTCGTAGCTAGGAGGGAGGGCGATTTCTCAAGTtcttgaaatattattcagcatccaaaataaatataaattatagtaCTGAAAACCATCAAACATATTGTCATGCATCAAGTACTCtttgatttgattaattaaaacaCATTCCGTTGGCACTGTTTGGACTGTCCCCAACGAGTCTGAATACACCGAGACATGAGAAAGATCGTATTGCTTGCATAATAATACTAAATGCAGTACTGCCGTGAGTTTCCTCCAATGATCGAACCAGGATAAAAATGTACATCAAATTTTGACACGGGCAGATATATATATTCGAATTAAATGTGATCTCAATGGCATGAATTGGCGCTCTGTCTTGAATTTCTAGACTTCGTCTGACTAATCCTACAAGCTAGATAAACAATCTTCCCTTGTTCACCCTTTGGATGCAAATATAGTCTGTATAAATTTAGAGTAGACGTTGGGGTTAAATAAATTGTGTGTATCCTAAGCTAGTGAATATTACAAGGAACATTGTGATGTGAAAAACAACATACATTTGACTGCCGAAATTTCTAAGTGTCTTTTGGCGGTTCCTCGTAGCATTCCTATTTATGAACCATTCATTTTGCGACAAGCCTGCtctactaaaaaaaattcacaaaactaaatttaaaaataatgttcTCTAACCATCCAATCAGATCtgaaataaaattgatcaattATTGAAGCAATTTTGGATGACACAATAAAcagatttttcaaaatattaaatttttaagcaataaaatttcaccaactttttttttttattttttattttaaaaaaactctaTTTCAATTTCAACCAAACAAACAAATCTACACAACACCGTTTCCCATTTTGTCGCTTTCATGAGTATCCCTCCCCAACTAAAAAATCCCTTTCTGTTAAATCTCCAACTTTTTTTCCAAcactttttcatttttgaagcCACATTCAATTGAAAATCTAATGAAAATGGATTTATTACGGAAGAAATATTCGGACTCACATTCATAAAAATTcgagtctaaaattttatttaaaaacgaTTGTTTTCTATCATTAATAGATACTGGTAAATTGTGAAAGTTATGTGCATGGAATAATAAAAACTCcttttcaaaaaaagaaaaagaaaataaaaataatgaaaactcACGACGAATATATGGAGGAGTGTAGGGccatctcaaaatttaattattagtatagtatagtgtgtgtgtgtgtgtgtgtgtgtgtgtgtatatatatatatgaactcACAGCTCACATTGTTCACAATAATCACAATTTTATCTTATATGGTCAGAACTCACAGCTCACATAGTTCACAATTTGAAGGTGACAccttaaataatcaaatataccaatttataatctattttttatatttatttatgaaatttatatTCATTATCGGAAAACAATatggaaaatataatattaaatgtaGCAAGAATGTAACTTGTAATTCTTGAGTCATTATTAATAGAGCATGAATTTTGGTCAGTTATATAGGGGACACAGCCCAACTTGAATCGAGGGAGTTATGCTCAATGAATGACTCCATAAATAAGGGTTTATTTTGAATACAATAAGTTGTATTATGACCCTATCTTCTTTCAACCACAAGATAGATggctacttttttttaaaaaaaattaattattttcacatatataattatttttaaaaagtaaatttatTGTTGATGTATGATATAGAGACGATAAATCGACATAttgatttataaatataatttttttataggcaaaaatttgtgtgagacggtctcacgggtcgtattttgtcaaatgaatatcttatttgggtcatccttgaaaaaatattacttttatgctaaaaatattattttttattgtgaatatcggtagggttgaccagtctcgcatataaaaattcgtgagatcgtctcacaatagaACTATTCTTTTTTATAAAACGAGtgaaccaaataaaaaaaatgtataattatttaatgtcTTATCAAATATAAGAAAGGATTAAAGAATATTAGAATATAATAATTGTTTCCAACACTAAATTTAGTACAAAAATGGAAATGTAAATCTTGAAACCAAATAAGAAAACATGGGAAAAAGGTGGTGTTGGACTAATGATGTCTAAATTCCAAGAATAGCGACTTTTAGAAGAAAGTGCAAAAAGGCGTTTCTTTTTATCCTTTTCAAAAATTGACTCCAGCTCAAATACATTCTCAATACTATGGCCTTCCTCATTTCAATTTCTGCTCTGCTGCTGCTACAATACGCTCCCTTTGCGCATTCCTAACACTTCACCCGGACATCGTCGTCATTCTTCGTATCTCCCCATGTCAACGGCTAGTAACCTCTTCGTGGTGGTGCTCTGGGCCGCCGTTACCGCCTCCGTAACATGCGCCGGCATGGACTCCGAAATCCAGGCGTTACTTTCATTCAAAGTCAATCTACACGACCCTCGCGGCATGATGGATGGCTGGGAAGCCTCCACGCCAGCCGCGCCGTGCGACTGGAGCGGCATTCTGTGCGCCGATGGCAGAGTGCACGAGCTCCGCCTGCCGCGGATGCAGCTCAGCGGCCGGCTCAGCGACCAGCTCGGCAACCTGCGCCAGCTGCGCCGGATTAGCCTGCATTCGAACAACTTGAATGGCTCAATCCCAAGCTCACTCTCCGAGTGCTCGCTTCTACGTGTTATCTATTTGcagtacaactcactcactggaGAAATTTCCCCGGCATTTTTCTCGAATCTCACGAATCTCCAAGTTCTTAACCTAGCTCACAATTTCATATCCGGAAGAGTCTACGGGGAACTTCCGGTGAGTTTGAAAGTACTTGATCTCAGTTCAAATTCGTTCTCCGGCGAAATGCCAGACGGTTTCTCGTCGAGCCACCAGCTCCAGCTCATAAACTTTTCGTTCAACCTTTTCTCCGGCGCAATTCCGGCAGATATTGGAGCATTGCAGCAGTTACAATTCTTGTGGCTCGACGATAACGAATTATACGGTACTATTCCATCTGCCCTAGCTAACTGTTCTTCGCTTATCCACTTCAGCGGGGGGGATAATATGCTCTCCGGCGTAGTGCCGGCTACGTTGGGGTCACTCAGAAGTCTTCAAGTCATCTCCCTACCGGGTAATCAGCTCTCCGGTATGGTTTCTTCGTCACTTTTCTGTAAAATATCGGCATTAAATGCTACAGTCAGAATTCTTATCCTGAGCTCTAACGGGTTCACGGGAATTGACAGTAATGATGGAGGAACGTGTGTtagtgttcttgaagttttagaCCTTCACGAGAATCAGATAAATGGTGTGTTCCCTGGGTTTTTAACCAATATTTCTACACTAAAGAATTTAGATATTTCAGGGAATTCAATTTCTGGGCTGTTGCCCGATCTCATTGGGAATTTAGTCGCTTTGGAGTTGTTTAGAGTGGGTAATAATTCTTTAAGTGGGGGAATTCCTGAAAGTGTGACAAAATGTGTTTCCATGAGAGTTCTTGATCttgggaaaaataaattttcggGTTTGATTCCGGATTTTTTAGGAGGAATGAAGAGTTTGAATGCCTTGATTCTTGGTGGGAATTCGTTCACAGGTTTGGTTCCAGTGAGTTTAGGGGGTCTTTTTTTGTTAGAGTCGTTGGATTTGAGTGATAATAAGTTGATTGGCACTGTGCCAACGGAGTTGATGAGACTTAACAATTTGAGCACTCTGAATTTAAGCAATAACAAATTCTCAGATGGAGTGCTGCTGAACGTTGGGGAATTGAAGGGGTTGGAGGTTCTGAATATGAGTGGCTGTGGGTTCTCGGGTGTGATTCCTTCAAGTATTGGGAATCTTTTGAGGCTCAAAACCGTTGATTTGAGTAAGCAAAACTTGTCAGGAGAGTTGCCTATTGAGCTCTTTGGGTTGCCAAATTTACAAGCTGTGGCTTTGGATGATAATTCTTTGTCTGGTGAAGTGCCTGAAGGGTTCAGTAGCTTGTCGAGTTTGCAGTATCTTAATCTTTCATTGAATAGTTTTCATGGTGGGGTTCCGATTAGTTATGGATTTCTAAGATCATTGGTCGTTCTCTCATTGTCACACAATCGATTGAATGGTACAATTCCCGTCGAATTGAGCAATTGTTCGGGTCTCGAAGTTTTAGAACTCAGAGAAAATGGCATAACCGGTGATGTTCCCAGCGAATTTTCCATTCTATCTAATTTACAGAGGCTTGACCTGGGCCAGAACAGTTTAACAGGTGAAATCCCAGAAGGAATTTCCAACTGTTCATCTTTGGTTGCTTTATTATTGGATTCAAATCACATCTCAGGTCACATTCCCGAAACATTGCCAAGGTTAACGAACTTAACAGAACTTGATCTCTCTTCAAACAATCTGACTGGAGTTATCCCAGCATATCTTTCATCAATCTCTACCTTGCTGCACTTAAATTTGTCAGTTAATCATCTCGAGGGTGAGATTCCAGGGGCCTTAGCTTCTCGATTTGGTGATCCTAGCATTTATGCCATGAATGAAAATTTGTGCGGGAGGTCTTTGAAAAAGAACTGCATTAGCACGAAAAGACGGAAGAGGAGATTGATTCTTTTTATAGCTGTGGCTGTAGCTGGGAGCTTGATAATGCTGTTCTGCTGTTGTGGGTACATATACAGTCTCCTAAGATGGCGCAAGAAGTTGCGAGCTGATTCGGATGGAGAGAAGAAACGGAGCCCGAGTCCCGGTTCACAAGGGGCACGGGGAAGTGGTGAGAATGGGGCTCCGAAGCTTA comes from Primulina huaijiensis isolate GDHJ02 chromosome 2, ASM1229523v2, whole genome shotgun sequence and encodes:
- the LOC140971552 gene encoding uncharacterized protein; the encoded protein is MSTASNLFVVVLWAAVTASVTCAGMDSEIQALLSFKVNLHDPRGMMDGWEASTPAAPCDWSGILCADGRVHELRLPRMQLSGRLSDQLGNLRQLRRISLHSNNLNGSIPSSLSECSLLRVIYLQYNSLTGEISPAFFSNLTNLQVLNLAHNFISGRVYGELPVSLKVLDLSSNSFSGEMPDGFSSSHQLQLINFSFNLFSGAIPADIGALQQLQFLWLDDNELYGTIPSALANCSSLIHFSGGDNMLSGVVPATLGSLRSLQVISLPGNQLSGMVSSSLFCKISALNATVRILILSSNGFTGIDSNDGGTCVSVLEVLDLHENQINGVFPGFLTNISTLKNLDISGNSISGLLPDLIGNLVALELFRVGNNSLSGGIPESVTKCVSMRVLDLGKNKFSGLIPDFLGGMKSLNALILGGNSFTGLVPVSLGGLFLLESLDLSDNKLIGTVPTELMRLNNLSTLNLSNNKFSDGVLLNVGELKGLEVLNMSGCGFSGVIPSSIGNLLRLKTVDLSKQNLSGELPIELFGLPNLQAVALDDNSLSGEVPEGFSSLSSLQYLNLSLNSFHGGVPISYGFLRSLVVLSLSHNRLNGTIPVELSNCSGLEVLELRENGITGDVPSEFSILSNLQRLDLGQNSLTGEIPEGISNCSSLVALLLDSNHISGHIPETLPRLTNLTELDLSSNNLTGVIPAYLSSISTLLHLNLSVNHLEGEIPGALASRFGDPSIYAMNENLCGRSLKKNCISTKRRKRRLILFIAVAVAGSLIMLFCCCGYIYSLLRWRKKLRADSDGEKKRSPSPGSQGARGSGENGAPKLIMFNNKITYAETVEATRQFDEENVLSRGKYGLLFKATYADGMVLAIRRLPNTSIEENTFRKEAESLGKVKHRNLTVLRGYYAGPPPDMRLLVYDYMPNGNLGTLLQEASHQEGHVLNWPMRHLIALGIARGLSFLHSVSIIHGDVKPQNVLFDADFEAHLSDFGLDKVTIPTPAEASTSTTPVGTIGYVAPEATLTGEPSKEADVYSFGIVVLEILTGKKPVMFTQDEDIVKWVKRQLQRGQVSELLEPGLLELDPESSEWEEFLLGVKVGLLCTMPDPMERPSMNDVVFMLEGCRLGQELPSSADPTTLPSPN